One part of the Bdellovibrio bacteriovorus genome encodes these proteins:
- a CDS encoding hemagglutinin, producing the protein MNVTALLILLITGLVSGCTLVGNLTDYNSLTPPVLTDSNGTKIESLIINSADSLSNYNLRGECYYPNQKIDVIIQPSLNSLSTMEPKTFTTVCQDGSFSLDVNTQGWPDAEYTVKLEVTSLAGVKSSNETAVTKDIIAPNVSFSTALPAEVGNALIVALPVDGTCENDDGPVSIVSQGTTLATFTCTNGTFSGPVVVGALNDGATVLQVSQTDSAGNTGTANSSSFNKDSIAPLLPVTFGTLGSALSNNDTDRTVTVTVPADATQYRYVVVKDTDCSNQWAALMAATPVPAGTPATLSFAGDGQYRLCFIAGDQADNWQPDTAVIESGAVTIDTVGPALNITSPLAGSKHKSTVTVSGTCEAGASLNFAGDYTTSPSTGTCSVGGTFSFNITLTAGDGLKNFTLSSTDGAGNTTNHTAYSLIRDNVIVAPSVTLNTASTTNNPAAKFTVNDCSDATFILMKEINAPPALGDSGWIACSTAAQNYTFDLSANGDQQGLRNVRFYARDEAGNISTATVFTITYDSKAPILTLDPVPTLAINVSYPFVVYVTEATVTAADTLYLDYSTDGGTTWNVATSRALGLAGPMNNKSFTVNWTPNAYNTNVLVRARLTDSHGLTGTGTSNAFDVILDTIKPVITASEMKINGQLDPDDTVRSYVTVSLKASDAETAVTKFCLKTTNSAPNASDSCWVSVKAPKPGLAELPTLTLVDFDFFLGINFGSYSIYAWVMDVGGNISTNSATLEKDYNTINYINDPPPLVANFLTVNSTTPNNPPNTFDMNFANGAAAHISWQASDNGTIAKVELFYAIDGQPFTLISGALANNSSNATACAYSAPRTGCYLWNSTVPNDTFFKLQIRVTDNNGQTSQVTSPPLNSGAYNLIAGNQDPGHDGNAKSTVFNTNVNTDTAPGTVLVTTDGKIFFNDSSYGIIYIDPTTNNSKVLLRLAKENENAFGDGIPVEQARAKAILRTALDYQNRILVYDRDMIRRIDTNVTPMTIETLIGADPAGNLGTDTADTVADPRDLRINLIKTSSVDETWPIRRRSPFIPMPNGDLYFISEKPQTAKDNGGRIRLYKGSLAVPRVESVRFSGAGVFGQPAWDLNTMPYSFFSLKFDPATSAIQKAYVQAIYSVPGNSYGPMTELDPVTLVGNGVFPNHPFGNSSLTYYDVQGMDGRVYRANRSTENGVSQLQDDGTWVRVLGTGSQGECADGVDATSCPVALDDVFVDRYGRIFFSARGVIRTVVNGKVYTLFGQRKDAGDGGSGFDMRLASVTYIDHSVGDGVMLLDHQQNKLREVFPGASPEVRLVAGDGANAGVNFGIAANLQSILLGNWWDPNQFATNPANGDVYMNCANNKVLVTPPSTYTVYHSVCRLNRATGLWEQMMNGEGATPSHSQTSINYGDLQLVGYSPEIVGFKAGNLLMNNLYWNGTAHHNATFRLITPTTTHHVGGRISVDSDADDCPDGLSTDCSLGVSGVHRVAAPVYFDQLSGWMYTPPVNASILTAKMHVLYSGNVKTLLTLPQIPSAYAYDSAGAAIYYCGNVDKKLYKVAIHNAGDLGNTAVWPLASGTHFTITELPMPTDSITCQGRRILIKAASGPKPKRLVFMAMQNGLPAVSEYFIP; encoded by the coding sequence ATGAACGTAACGGCACTATTGATACTCCTTATCACCGGTCTGGTCTCGGGTTGCACCCTCGTGGGCAATCTCACGGACTATAATTCCCTGACGCCGCCGGTTCTGACCGACAGTAACGGAACCAAAATTGAATCCCTGATCATCAATTCTGCCGACAGTCTTTCCAACTACAACCTGCGCGGTGAATGCTACTATCCAAATCAAAAAATTGACGTGATCATTCAGCCCAGCCTGAACAGTCTGTCGACGATGGAACCAAAAACCTTCACCACCGTCTGCCAGGATGGAAGCTTCAGCCTGGATGTAAATACACAAGGCTGGCCGGATGCGGAATACACTGTCAAGCTGGAAGTGACCTCATTAGCGGGAGTAAAATCTTCGAACGAAACTGCTGTCACCAAAGACATCATCGCCCCGAATGTCAGTTTCTCCACAGCCCTGCCCGCGGAAGTGGGTAATGCGCTGATCGTGGCCCTGCCGGTGGATGGTACTTGCGAAAATGATGACGGACCTGTGTCGATTGTTTCTCAAGGCACGACGCTGGCGACTTTCACGTGCACCAACGGGACTTTCAGTGGTCCGGTGGTTGTCGGGGCGCTCAATGACGGCGCGACTGTTTTACAGGTTTCACAAACCGACAGCGCCGGAAACACCGGCACCGCCAACAGCTCTTCTTTCAATAAAGATTCCATCGCCCCTCTTCTGCCGGTGACCTTCGGTACGTTGGGAAGCGCTCTATCCAACAATGACACGGATCGCACGGTCACAGTGACGGTACCAGCGGACGCCACTCAGTATCGCTATGTCGTTGTGAAAGACACTGATTGCAGCAATCAGTGGGCGGCGTTGATGGCTGCCACGCCAGTGCCTGCCGGGACCCCGGCGACTTTAAGTTTTGCAGGCGATGGCCAATACCGCCTTTGTTTCATTGCCGGAGACCAGGCCGACAACTGGCAACCGGACACGGCAGTCATTGAATCCGGCGCTGTCACTATCGACACCGTGGGACCGGCTTTGAATATCACAAGTCCTCTCGCTGGCAGCAAACATAAATCCACTGTCACTGTTTCAGGTACTTGTGAAGCCGGGGCCTCTTTAAATTTTGCCGGCGACTATACGACTTCGCCATCCACCGGCACCTGCAGTGTGGGTGGAACTTTCAGCTTTAACATCACGCTGACGGCCGGGGATGGGTTGAAAAACTTCACGCTGTCCTCGACTGACGGCGCAGGCAACACGACAAATCACACCGCCTATTCTTTGATTCGTGACAATGTGATTGTGGCTCCGTCCGTGACGTTAAACACAGCAAGCACCACAAACAACCCTGCCGCGAAGTTCACAGTCAACGACTGCAGTGATGCGACTTTCATTCTGATGAAAGAAATCAATGCGCCTCCGGCCCTGGGGGATTCCGGCTGGATCGCCTGCTCGACTGCGGCACAAAACTATACCTTTGATCTGAGTGCCAATGGCGATCAGCAGGGGCTTCGCAACGTGCGCTTCTATGCCCGTGATGAAGCTGGGAACATTTCCACCGCAACAGTCTTTACTATCACCTATGACAGCAAGGCTCCCATTTTGACTTTGGATCCGGTGCCGACCCTGGCCATCAATGTCAGCTATCCCTTTGTGGTTTATGTCACCGAAGCCACCGTGACTGCGGCGGACACTTTGTATTTGGACTATTCCACTGACGGCGGCACCACCTGGAATGTGGCCACCAGCCGTGCGTTGGGACTTGCAGGTCCCATGAACAACAAATCCTTCACCGTGAATTGGACGCCGAATGCCTACAACACCAATGTGCTGGTGCGCGCGCGTTTGACCGACAGCCACGGATTGACTGGCACCGGCACCAGCAACGCTTTCGATGTGATCCTGGACACCATCAAGCCCGTTATCACGGCGAGTGAAATGAAAATCAATGGACAGCTTGATCCGGATGATACCGTACGGTCTTACGTCACCGTCAGCCTGAAAGCGTCAGACGCGGAAACTGCTGTCACCAAGTTCTGCTTAAAGACCACCAACAGCGCTCCGAATGCCTCTGACAGTTGCTGGGTCAGCGTGAAAGCACCAAAACCAGGCCTTGCTGAACTGCCGACCTTAACCCTGGTGGATTTTGATTTCTTCCTGGGAATCAATTTTGGCAGCTATAGCATCTATGCCTGGGTGATGGACGTCGGTGGCAATATCAGCACCAATTCCGCAACCCTTGAAAAAGACTATAACACCATCAACTACATCAACGATCCGCCTCCCCTGGTGGCAAACTTCCTGACGGTGAATTCGACCACCCCGAATAATCCGCCAAATACTTTTGACATGAACTTTGCCAATGGCGCTGCCGCCCACATCAGTTGGCAAGCCAGTGACAATGGCACGATCGCCAAGGTCGAACTGTTTTATGCCATCGACGGTCAGCCGTTCACTCTGATTTCAGGTGCACTGGCGAACAATTCCAGCAATGCGACAGCGTGTGCGTATTCGGCTCCGCGCACGGGTTGTTATCTTTGGAACTCGACTGTTCCCAACGACACTTTCTTCAAGCTGCAGATTCGCGTGACTGACAACAACGGACAGACCTCTCAGGTCACCAGTCCCCCGCTGAACAGTGGTGCTTACAATCTGATTGCCGGAAACCAGGATCCAGGACATGACGGAAATGCCAAAAGCACCGTCTTTAATACCAATGTGAACACAGACACCGCGCCCGGCACAGTGCTCGTCACTACCGATGGAAAAATCTTCTTCAACGATTCCTCTTACGGCATCATTTACATTGATCCGACCACCAACAACTCGAAGGTCCTTTTGCGTCTGGCAAAAGAAAATGAAAATGCCTTTGGCGATGGCATTCCGGTGGAACAGGCTCGCGCCAAGGCGATCTTGCGTACAGCGCTGGACTATCAGAACCGCATTCTGGTTTATGACCGCGATATGATCCGTCGAATCGACACCAACGTCACACCGATGACAATTGAAACCCTGATTGGTGCGGACCCGGCTGGAAATCTTGGAACGGACACCGCCGACACTGTGGCCGATCCACGGGACTTGAGAATCAATCTGATCAAGACTTCGTCTGTTGATGAAACCTGGCCGATCCGCCGACGTTCTCCGTTCATCCCTATGCCTAACGGGGATCTTTATTTCATTTCAGAAAAACCCCAGACAGCCAAAGACAACGGGGGTCGCATCCGCCTGTATAAAGGTTCTTTGGCGGTTCCGCGTGTGGAAAGCGTGCGATTCTCAGGAGCTGGGGTCTTTGGTCAACCGGCCTGGGATCTGAACACGATGCCTTATTCATTCTTCAGCTTAAAATTTGACCCTGCGACCAGTGCCATTCAGAAAGCCTACGTTCAGGCAATCTATAGTGTCCCGGGAAATTCTTACGGCCCGATGACAGAACTTGATCCGGTGACCCTCGTGGGAAATGGTGTTTTCCCGAATCATCCGTTTGGAAACTCTTCTCTGACTTATTACGACGTCCAGGGCATGGACGGCCGCGTTTACCGCGCCAATCGATCCACCGAAAACGGCGTCAGTCAGTTGCAGGATGACGGCACCTGGGTGCGGGTTCTGGGAACCGGTTCTCAAGGGGAATGTGCCGATGGAGTCGATGCGACTTCCTGCCCGGTCGCACTGGATGACGTCTTTGTGGACCGTTATGGCCGAATCTTCTTTTCTGCGCGAGGAGTTATCCGCACTGTCGTGAACGGCAAAGTCTATACCCTGTTCGGTCAGCGCAAAGACGCTGGGGATGGCGGCTCCGGATTTGATATGCGTCTGGCTTCCGTTACCTACATTGATCACAGTGTGGGCGATGGTGTGATGTTGTTGGATCACCAGCAAAACAAACTGCGCGAGGTATTCCCGGGGGCATCTCCGGAAGTCCGCCTGGTGGCCGGTGACGGCGCCAATGCGGGAGTCAATTTCGGTATTGCCGCCAATCTGCAGTCCATTCTTTTGGGGAACTGGTGGGACCCGAATCAGTTTGCCACCAATCCGGCCAATGGTGATGTTTACATGAACTGCGCCAACAACAAAGTACTGGTCACTCCTCCAAGCACTTATACGGTCTATCACAGTGTCTGCCGTCTGAATCGCGCCACCGGCCTGTGGGAACAGATGATGAACGGCGAAGGTGCCACACCAAGCCACTCTCAGACTTCCATCAATTACGGTGATCTGCAGTTGGTGGGTTATTCTCCAGAGATCGTGGGCTTCAAGGCCGGAAATCTTTTGATGAACAATCTTTACTGGAACGGAACCGCTCACCACAATGCCACCTTCCGTCTGATCACGCCAACCACCACCCATCACGTCGGTGGTCGCATTAGCGTGGACTCAGATGCTGATGACTGTCCGGACGGGCTTTCCACAGACTGCTCATTGGGTGTGAGCGGGGTTCACCGAGTGGCTGCGCCTGTGTATTTTGATCAACTGAGCGGCTGGATGTACACCCCGCCAGTAAATGCCTCAATCCTGACGGCGAAAATGCACGTGCTGTATTCTGGCAACGTCAAGACCTTGCTGACACTGCCGCAGATTCCAAGCGCCTATGCTTATGATTCTGCGGGAGCCGCAATTTACTACTGTGGAAATGTCGACAAGAAACTTTATAAGGTCGCGATTCATAATGCGGGAGATCTGGGAAATACCGCCGTATGGCCATTGGCTTCCGGGACTCACTTTACCATCACCGAGCTTCCGATGCCGACGGACTCGATTACATGTCAGGGGCGCCGCATTCTGATCAAGGCCGCTTCGGGACCAAAACCAAAACGCCTGGTCTTTATGGCCATGCAAAATGGTCTGCCGGCCGTTTCGGAATACTTTATTCCTTAA
- a CDS encoding glycerol-3-phosphate dehydrogenase/oxidase → MKNFSFANRIQNINKMKSQDFDLVIIGGGINGAGVARDASARGMRVALIEARDFASGTSSKSSKLIHGGIRYLENMEFKLVFEALNERGRLFEMAPHLVHPLRFMIPLYQESRVGMGKMGLGMWLYDALSLFQAPEMHERLNAKASIEHMPAIRPNNLLGSYIYSDAYMDDDRLVHETMRSANENGALCVNYVKATGVNFGPDGKIQSVKCEDQHSKENFTVKARHVISSVGPWTDELGESIFKDWKKILRPTKGIHLTLPKHRLPLTSAVVMGAEKSDRIVFGIPRHEMIIIGTTDTDFKESPENVTTTPEDVKYLLSITDHYFPGANLTAHDIIASYAGVRPLVADGSSTEGKTSREHTILSDDRGITFVAGGKYTTYRLMCEQTVKAALKFFTFEERVTWSKSNTVTPLNPYTSVDAFQQAKVQADVWAHETGHSVEDMRLLAERYGMEGEEILNKYSSDMTYWQLEAAQAIDSTMCLHMRDFFARRVPLFLADRNHGVKHMEEIGTVFQEKLGWNEARLKEELHMLTEYMAREVEWKKHF, encoded by the coding sequence ATGAAGAATTTCTCCTTCGCAAACAGAATTCAAAATATCAACAAGATGAAATCCCAGGATTTTGATCTGGTGATAATCGGGGGAGGAATCAACGGAGCAGGGGTGGCGCGTGATGCGTCGGCGCGCGGTATGCGTGTGGCTTTGATTGAAGCCCGCGACTTTGCTTCTGGCACGTCTTCAAAGTCCTCAAAACTTATTCACGGTGGCATTCGTTATCTGGAAAACATGGAATTTAAACTGGTTTTCGAGGCACTGAATGAAAGGGGCCGTTTGTTTGAAATGGCGCCGCATTTGGTGCATCCGTTGCGTTTCATGATTCCTCTTTATCAGGAAAGCCGTGTGGGCATGGGCAAGATGGGTCTGGGCATGTGGTTGTATGATGCCCTGTCATTGTTCCAGGCCCCGGAGATGCATGAACGTCTGAATGCCAAAGCGTCTATCGAGCACATGCCGGCGATTCGTCCGAACAACCTGCTTGGATCTTACATTTACTCTGACGCGTACATGGATGATGACCGCCTGGTTCATGAAACGATGAGATCGGCGAATGAAAACGGCGCGCTTTGTGTGAACTATGTAAAAGCCACGGGCGTGAATTTTGGTCCGGACGGAAAGATTCAATCTGTAAAATGCGAAGACCAGCATTCCAAGGAAAATTTCACGGTCAAAGCCCGCCATGTGATCAGCAGCGTGGGCCCGTGGACGGACGAGCTGGGTGAAAGCATTTTCAAAGACTGGAAAAAGATTCTTCGCCCCACCAAAGGCATTCACTTAACACTGCCGAAGCACCGCCTGCCGTTGACCAGTGCCGTGGTGATGGGAGCAGAAAAAAGTGATCGTATTGTTTTCGGGATTCCCCGTCACGAGATGATCATTATTGGGACCACTGACACCGACTTTAAGGAGTCGCCGGAAAACGTAACCACCACACCGGAAGATGTGAAGTATCTGCTTTCGATCACGGATCATTACTTCCCGGGCGCCAACCTGACGGCTCACGATATTATCGCCAGCTATGCCGGTGTTCGTCCGCTGGTGGCTGACGGTTCCAGTACCGAAGGCAAAACCAGCCGCGAGCACACGATCTTGTCTGATGACCGTGGAATCACCTTCGTGGCAGGTGGAAAATACACCACCTACCGCCTGATGTGTGAACAGACCGTCAAAGCGGCGTTGAAGTTCTTTACCTTTGAAGAGCGTGTGACCTGGTCCAAATCAAACACGGTCACGCCACTTAATCCATACACGAGCGTGGATGCTTTCCAGCAAGCCAAGGTTCAGGCGGACGTATGGGCCCATGAAACCGGGCATTCTGTCGAAGACATGCGTCTGCTGGCAGAACGTTATGGTATGGAAGGTGAAGAGATTCTGAACAAGTACTCCTCTGACATGACTTACTGGCAGTTGGAAGCGGCTCAGGCCATTGATTCCACGATGTGTCTGCATATGCGTGACTTCTTTGCCCGCCGGGTGCCTTTGTTCCTGGCGGATCGAAATCACGGGGTGAAGCACATGGAAGAAATCGGTACAGTCTTCCAGGAAAAGCTGGGCTGGAACGAAGCCCGCCTGAAAGAAGAACTGCACATGCTGACCGAATACATGGCCCGCGAAGTGGAATGGAAAAAACACTTCTAA